The DNA window GCCCTGGGACCCCAGGGGTTCTGTCACTGACACCATCTCTCGCATCTCCGCAGACATTGGGCCCAACCTGGGCGGCATGATCATCTCAGGCATCAGAAGCAGCGTGGACGGGGCTCTGGGATCCCTCCAGAGCCTCCTGCAAGGTAGTGGCCCCATCCCTGGGAGGCTGGCAGGGCCTTGGAGGGGACTTGGGGTGGGAAGGCTGAGAATGAGAGCTGGAGTAGGTGCATGTTTGGGTAAGGCTACCAGGGAGGGGGGGTCCATCTGGTCTCCCAGCCGCAGCCTGGGGCAAATGCTGGGACTTTGGGGGATGCCCCTATGTTGCATTTTTTGATGGGTCCCCGAGGTCCAGCTGGCTGAGGACAAGCCCCCAACGCACAGGCAGAATGAGTCCCCGAGCCCCCCCACTGTCTCCCCAGGGATGGAGACGTTGGCGGCCGCCTTCAGCAGCATCACCAGCACTCGCTCGCGCCTCGAGGAGCTGCAGAGCAACTACAGCCGGCGGCTGGCCAGCCTGCGGGATGGCCTCAACCAGACCCTGCAGCGCTGCGGCCGCCCCTGCGGCAGCGTGTCCCTGGACGGCCTCGCCTTCAGCGCCAATTTCAGCACGGTGAGGAGGGGCAGGGTGTGGGGCGAAAGGTCCCCCACAGCCCCTTCaccagccccccgcagccccctcaCCCCAGGCTCTTCCCCGCAGATCCCCAGcgtggagcagcagctggaggcacTGGGTGATGTGTCTGGCTCCAACATCGCGGCCGATTTAGAGAAGGTAAGGGGTCAGCCCTGCACCTGTGCACAGGGCTGGGTGCTcctggggctgcgggggctgtGCTGTGAGGGGGTGGCTTGGGAAGAGCCCCGCCAGGAGTTAGTTGCTGTTGCATGGAGAGATGTGCTGGTCGGAGGTCTGCCTCGGCCAGAGCCTGCCCGCTGTCCCTGCCACCCCCGGACACGgtcagggctgggtgctggggggagtCTTGGCTGTCCCATGCCGCCGAGATCTGGGGACAGAGGGAATCTGCTGAGGCCTGGGTGCGGGCAGGGACATGAGCTCTGTGCTGTGTCCCCCTGGATACAGGTTAACAGCACGCTGGACATGACCCCTGCCAAGGTGCAAGAGCAGTCCCAGGACATGGTGACAAGTAAGCAGGGCTTTGTGCCCCGTGTGTCGAATTCCCCTTCTCTCAGGGCTCCGTATCCAGTTCTCATCCCATCCCTGCTTGGAGACCTCCCCTGCTGTTGCCCCactgcctgcagccctggctgtccccaggtcCCCATGTGCTATCATGCTGATTCCATCCTTGACCAAAGCCACCCCCTTCCCATCCTCTCCCAGTCCCTACTGCCCCAGATGAGCTGGACCCAGGCAGCAGTTCACAGCACCaacctgtccctgtcccctgcagaGACCCAGGACCAGCTGGGCCTCATCAGGCAGGAGATCAGGAGCTTGCAGGAGCAGTTGCCGCTCCTGGATGTGGAGGGCAACGTTGGGGCCTTTGTGGGCAATGCCACGTTGGTGTTGGAGGAGTACAGGGAGCCGATAATCTCCTTGGATGGGCTCAGGTAGGTGAGGGGCTGCTGCATCCCCCAGCTCCCTTGTCTGGAGAGGCTCAGGCTCTTGGTCCTCCAGTTGCTGGAGCTGAGGGTTTGCTCAgtggtggggctgtgggtgcagggtaGCCAGACCTACGCCTTGCAGCCATCCATGCCCCTTCTCTGGCAGGGTACTGGAGGGCTTTTTCCTCCCTGGGAAGGCAGCTGATGGGATGTCGGGCACTGCTCAGGGTCCTTCTCTCTGACTCCTGCCCCTCCTTTTGCCCCAGGTGGAGCATGTGTGTCCTCCTGTGCTGCATGGTGCTGCTGGTGGTCCTCTGCAACGTCGTcgggctgctgctggggccccTGGGGCTGAAGGAAAGCGTGCTGCCCACGCAGCGCAGCAGCCTCTCCAATGCCGGCGGGAACTTCTTCATGGCGTGAGGCTCCCTCGGCTGCCAAGGACACGCGTGGGTGCGGTGGGATgggtgggcagggctgtgcctggggaTGCTCAAGCTCCCAAATCATCAAATTATTGTGGTTTAATGCCTTGCCCCACATGGCAACTCACCATGCAGGTGGTAAACACAAGGGTAGAACATGGTGCTGGTGAAAGGTGTTTGAACGGAGCCTGTTCACCCCATGGCGGCGGGGGCCTGGCAGTGTATGCGTGGTCCTGCAGCTCTGCGGGTGGGTGGTGGCTTCAAATCTGGGGAAGCTATGGCGGGGTGTGAGCCCCAGGGTACAGCCTGGCTGTGCTCCAGGGCCTCCAGGGTGCTGACAGCGTCTCTGTCCCAACAGAGGGGTCGGCTTCAGCTTCATCTTCTCCTGgctgctgatgctgctggtgCTGATCACCTTTGTGCTGGGGGGGAACATCTACATGCTCATCTGCGAGTCCTGGCGCAGCCAGCAGCTTTTCCAGGTGACCTCCCTGTCGGGGAGACACCCCTGCCTGGAGCCACTGGTGCCTTTCTGAAGGCTGCTGGTGGAGCGGAGGCAGAGCTGGCCTGTTTGGGATGTTCTTCCCAGGTGTCCTGCCCTGCACCATGTCTAGTTTCTCCATCTCTTCCCTTGCTCTCAGCTCCTGGACACCCCCGGCCTGATCCCCGGTTTCAACCTGTCGGAGCTGCTGGGCCAGGAGGATGGCACAGCAAACTTCTCAGAGGTGTACAGGTGGGTCCCAGCACCAAAACCATGTCTTTGGGGAGGGGTACAGCTGCTCGGTGCCCTCGGATGCTCCCTGGGATGGGGGCAGCTTGCCCTACCTGCCCTGGCTACAGGCAGGCGCTGATGCCAGGGAAGGATGGAGGTGTGACTTGCCTGCATGGTGAGGACGTGCTCCTGGGAGGGGGTGGCCCTAACCTGCCCTGTTTTCAGCCCTGTGTCCTCCTCCTGCAGGCAGTGCCAGCGAGACACTGCTCTGTGGCAAACACTGCACTTGGACCAGAGCGTTTCCCTGGACAAGCTCTTGAACATCAGCCAGGTGAGCGCAGCGGTGCCATGttctggggagcagagctgggggtgtagggctggtgctggggggacaGTGAGGGGACAGCACCATGCCCCATCACAGCTCCCCTCATGCCGGCAGTACACAGGAGAGATCTCCACGGCCTTTGAGAAGATGAACATCACCCTGAGCCCAAtctccctgctcagccagagcCAGAGAGACTTGCTGCTGAACGCCAGCCGGGCTGGGCAGCCCCCTGACTTCacccccacgctggagcaggtgggcTGAGGGTAGCCTGCTGTTGGGATGGGGGAGTCGGATGTGTGTTGAGGGGGTCCACTGCCCCCTGCCCTTTGATGCTGTGGGAGTCCCACTGCAGGCTCCCAGGGTGTCCCCTGCCATCCGTGTCACTCCTTGGGGAAACTGGGCACCTCCTCCACCCGGGAGGCCCTGGCTCCACTCTGCCCCATAGGGATGGTGTATGGGCCCCCCCATCAGCCCCGTTCCCCATTCTCATGGCTCTGTCTCTGCCTTTTCTAGCTGGATCAGAATGTGACCCACGGAAGCTTCCTGGATCTGGCCGTAGAGCTGGAGCAGCTGGCAGACAAAGTGGTGAGAGGCCATGGTAGCCCGGGGCCATGGATGCCCTGTCCCCAGAGCCACTGGCTGTGGGGGCTCCTCCACAGACCTGCCTGGGTGCCGAGGGGAGGCGAGGCCCTTCACCCTTGCCCAGCTCTTTTCTTCAGCCTGGCCCCACCTCAGATGGCTGAGGGGCAGGGATCCCGCGCTGGGGGACACTGCTGACTGCAGCTCCTCCAGGGTGCAGATGTGAAAGAAGACCTGAAGGCTGATGCTGGAAAGCTGAGGGAGCTGGACAATGAGATGCAGATGAGCTTCTCTGGGCCACTGGTGAGTGATACTGGTAGGGAGGAAAGTCCTAGGTGCTGGCTTGGGCTCCCCCAGAGCTTGGAACCTGTTGAAAGGGTCTTGGCTGAGCCATGGGGTCCACACCTCTGACGCCCCTCTCTCCATCCTCAGCAAAGCCTGAAGGAGAACATCCACtcagtgcagagcagggctgcccagCTCGAGGTGAGTGGCACAAGGGGGCCTCCTGAGCCCACCCCACTCCAGGGCACCCTGCAAAGTGCCCTTGATGTCCTGGAGTAGAGATGGTGGGGGCTAACTTGCAGTCTTGGGGAGCTGGT is part of the Strix uralensis isolate ZFMK-TIS-50842 chromosome 7, bStrUra1, whole genome shotgun sequence genome and encodes:
- the LOC141946028 gene encoding prominin-1-A-like isoform X1, encoding MELGNISQPVYGPGPEAPGSSMVGLVGMVHGFLRLVQPNALPVELIADFGQPQSEDATREQVQKLLLYELGFLVCMAIGLLFIILVPLVGCCFCCCRCCGNCGGRMYQKQGRQMGCRRRALWASVLLVSALLLAGDVCAFVSNTRFSQAVCGTFPNINDTLDNVRTYVASIPQQINFIIDSSDVPLGHANRSLQDIGPNLGGMIISGIRSSVDGALGSLQSLLQGMETLAAAFSSITSTRSRLEELQSNYSRRLASLRDGLNQTLQRCGRPCGSVSLDGLAFSANFSTIPSVEQQLEALGDVSGSNIAADLEKVNSTLDMTPAKVQEQSQDMVTKTQDQLGLIRQEIRSLQEQLPLLDVEGNVGAFVGNATLVLEEYREPIISLDGLRWSMCVLLCCMVLLVVLCNVVGLLLGPLGLKESVLPTQRSSLSNAGGNFFMAGVGFSFIFSWLLMLLVLITFVLGGNIYMLICESWRSQQLFQLLDTPGLIPGFNLSELLGQEDGTANFSEVYRQCQRDTALWQTLHLDQSVSLDKLLNISQLPSCRQYTGEISTAFEKMNITLSPISLLSQSQRDLLLNASRAGQPPDFTPTLEQLDQNVTHGSFLDLAVELEQLADKVGADVKEDLKADAGKLRELDNEMQMSFSGPLQSLKENIHSVQSRAAQLEAQTKAAVDKASETQEFLERETANIIKNETWTFLEKLLDFFETYISWAKSRLTGDVARCKPIAQTLDNVEAITCDYILDSLNTFWFSLGWCTFFLLPSIILAIRLAKFYRRMDIADIYRNEALEMPPTFNFYKIPRPSMRH
- the LOC141946028 gene encoding prominin-1-A-like isoform X2, with product MELGNISQPVYGPGPEAPGSSMVGLVGMVHGFLRLVQPNALPVELIADFGQPQSEDATREQVQKLLLYELGFLVCMAIGLLFIILVPLVGCCFCCCRCCGNCGGRMYQKQGRQMGCRRRALWASVLLVSALLLAGDVCAFVSNTRFSQAVCGTFPNINDTLDNVRTYVASIPQQINFIIDSSDVPLGHANRSLQDIGPNLGGMIISGIRSSVDGALGSLQSLLQGMETLAAAFSSITSTRSRLEELQSNYSRRLASLRDGLNQTLQRCGRPCGSVSLDGLAFSANFSTIPSVEQQLEALGDVSGSNIAADLEKVNSTLDMTPAKVQEQSQDMVTKTQDQLGLIRQEIRSLQEQLPLLDVEGNVGAFVGNATLVLEEYREPIISLDGLRWSMCVLLCCMVLLVVLCNVVGLLLGPLGLKESVLPTQRSSLSNAGGNFFMAGVGFSFIFSWLLMLLVLITFVLGGNIYMLICESWRSQQLFQLLDTPGLIPGFNLSELLGQEDGTANFSEVYRQCQRDTALWQTLHLDQSVSLDKLLNISQYTGEISTAFEKMNITLSPISLLSQSQRDLLLNASRAGQPPDFTPTLEQLDQNVTHGSFLDLAVELEQLADKVGADVKEDLKADAGKLRELDNEMQMSFSGPLQSLKENIHSVQSRAAQLEAQTKAAVDKASETQEFLERETANIIKNETWTFLEKLLDFFETYISWAKSRLTGDVARCKPIAQTLDNVEAITCDYILDSLNTFWFSLGWCTFFLLPSIILAIRLAKFYRRMDIADIYRNEALEMPPTFNFYKIPRPSMRH